A genomic window from Lycium barbarum isolate Lr01 chromosome 4, ASM1917538v2, whole genome shotgun sequence includes:
- the LOC132638353 gene encoding uncharacterized protein LOC132638353, translating to MMGKQKFFLSVYVALEIVAAALGRTNFPIMSGQVLRKAESDVSVEINKIEKDFENISTIDEVLMQAQCKCCGLREECTRDYIERIKESYAGKWVCGLCSEAVKEGLKRGSPVAIEEAVSSHRKFCQEFNSSTRLNPKLSFTMAMRSIARRSHENKEKKQYPTSKISRSSSCAPRIDLTMKQS from the exons ATGATGGGTAAGCAAAAGTTCTTTCTCTCTGTATATGTAGCATTGGAAATTGTAGCTGCAGCACTTGGAAGAACGAACTTTCCTATCATG AGTGGACAAGTGCTAAGGAAGGCGGAATCAGATGTATCTGTTGAAATTAATAAAATTGAAAAAGACTTTGAGAACATTAGCACAATTGATGAAGTACTTATGCAAGCACAATGCAAATGCTGTGGCCTTCGAGAGGAATGTACTCGAGATTAcattgaaagaattaaagaatCATATGCAGGAAAATGGGTGTGTGGCCTTTGTTCTGAGGCTGTAAAAGAAGGACTAAAACGGGGATCACCAGTAGCCATTGAAGAAGCTGTGAGTTCACATAGAAAGTTCTGCCAAGAGTTCAATAGTTCTACAAGACTCAACCCAAAGCTCTCTTTCACAATGGCCATGAGAAGCATTGCAAGGAGAAGTCATGAAAATAAGGAGAAGAAGCAATATCCTACGTCCAAGATTTCAAGAAGTTCTAGTTGTGCTCCCAGAATTGACCTTACAATGAAACAATCTTGA